The proteins below come from a single Limosilactobacillus reuteri genomic window:
- a CDS encoding ABC transporter ATP-binding protein, translating to MIKLKNINKYYRQGSQRFHVLHDINVDIEQGELVAIIGESGSGKSTLINIVGFLDDDFEGTYFYQNHPIHDYSRKQFSNLRNQNVGFVFQNFKLLRGSTVADNVGLPLLYAGKRRREIGERVSEVLEQVGLAGYESQFPKNMSGGQQQRVSIARAISTNPKFLIADEPTGALDTETSQEIMNLFKRLNHEEGTTIIMVTHDPHVAEQCDRVIKIIDGRIVSDSKGGEYHADN from the coding sequence ATGATCAAGCTAAAGAACATTAATAAATATTACCGTCAAGGTAGCCAACGTTTTCATGTTCTCCATGATATTAATGTTGACATTGAGCAAGGAGAATTAGTAGCAATTATCGGTGAATCTGGGTCAGGAAAATCAACCTTGATTAATATTGTTGGCTTTCTTGATGATGATTTTGAGGGAACATACTTCTACCAAAATCACCCAATCCATGATTATTCGCGAAAGCAATTTTCAAATTTACGAAATCAAAATGTCGGTTTTGTTTTTCAAAATTTCAAACTGCTACGTGGATCAACCGTTGCAGATAATGTTGGATTACCCTTGCTATATGCAGGGAAACGACGCCGCGAAATTGGCGAACGTGTTTCTGAAGTCTTAGAGCAAGTTGGTTTAGCCGGATATGAAAGTCAATTTCCTAAAAATATGTCTGGTGGACAACAACAAAGAGTATCTATTGCCCGGGCAATATCAACGAACCCGAAATTTTTAATTGCTGACGAACCAACGGGAGCACTCGATACAGAAACAAGTCAAGAAATTATGAATCTTTTTAAGCGATTGAATCATGAAGAAGGAACAACGATTATTATGGTTACCCATGATCCCCATGTCGCTGAACAATGTGACCGAGTAATTAAAATTATTGATGGTCGAATTGTAAGTGACAGTAAAGGCGGTGAATATCATGCAGACAATTGA
- a CDS encoding ABC transporter permease, whose product MQTIELIKSAIQSLKANKKRSFLTIIGIMIGIAAVIAILGIGDGITKTMYDKFGNNAKQGQQTTEIVYNPDNVNSTVNGFTQEQVADINTQFGGEIKKAEIEQESDNLSTHADIGDATKSVTLSLLKEPTHTVKLIAGHNFGKRTFELGEANVLMSEKVAKRQYGSAQNALGTTVTINNVTYKVTGVYKTQAQFTDDGNQNSYGVDLLLPKKVYYQGDSAKEGNTLKLTFSQGVNASAISRRVAKYLKNNSSAATQGTYQYLDMEKALKQFSSQMSIITTFISFIAAISLFIAGIGVMNMMYISVSERTQEIGIRLAVGATPFNIMMQFLVETVILTMTGGLLGFLGGAGLAHLLAPLLSSAIGGGGIHIHAHISLNAFLLAFGTSAAVGLIFGILPARQAANKNLIDILR is encoded by the coding sequence ATGCAGACAATTGAGTTGATCAAATCAGCTATCCAGTCATTAAAGGCGAATAAAAAGCGGAGTTTCCTAACGATTATCGGAATTATGATTGGTATTGCTGCAGTTATTGCTATCCTTGGAATTGGGGACGGGATTACGAAAACGATGTATGATAAGTTCGGTAATAATGCTAAGCAAGGCCAGCAAACAACCGAAATCGTCTATAATCCTGATAATGTTAATTCGACTGTCAATGGATTCACGCAGGAACAAGTTGCTGATATTAATACTCAATTTGGTGGTGAAATTAAAAAGGCTGAGATTGAGCAGGAATCAGATAATCTTTCAACACATGCAGATATTGGTGATGCGACTAAATCAGTGACATTAAGCTTATTAAAGGAACCAACCCATACGGTAAAACTGATTGCGGGTCACAACTTTGGTAAACGAACTTTTGAACTAGGGGAAGCTAATGTCCTAATGAGTGAAAAAGTAGCTAAACGGCAGTATGGTTCAGCACAAAATGCGCTTGGCACAACTGTAACAATTAATAATGTCACTTATAAAGTTACGGGAGTATATAAGACACAGGCACAATTCACTGATGATGGGAACCAAAACTCATACGGAGTTGATTTATTATTACCGAAGAAAGTTTACTATCAAGGAGATAGTGCTAAAGAAGGAAATACGCTTAAATTAACCTTTAGCCAGGGTGTAAATGCCAGTGCTATTTCCCGCAGAGTCGCAAAGTACTTAAAAAATAATAGTTCAGCAGCGACTCAAGGAACCTATCAGTACCTAGACATGGAAAAAGCCCTTAAGCAATTCTCTTCTCAAATGAGTATTATTACTACTTTCATTAGTTTTATTGCGGCGATTTCTCTTTTCATTGCCGGAATTGGGGTAATGAACATGATGTATATTTCAGTTTCTGAGCGGACGCAAGAAATCGGAATTCGCTTAGCTGTGGGGGCCACACCATTTAACATTATGATGCAATTCTTAGTGGAAACAGTAATTCTTACCATGACAGGTGGATTATTAGGCTTTTTAGGCGGCGCAGGATTGGCGCACTTACTAGCACCACTTTTATCAAGTGCGATTGGTGGTGGCGGCATTCATATTCACGCCCATATTTCACTTAATGCTTTCTTGTTGGCATTTGGAACATCGGCAGCTGTTGGTTTGATTTTTGGGATCTTGCCGGCACGCCAAGCAGCTAATAAGAATTTGATCGATATCTTGAGATAA
- a CDS encoding L,D-transpeptidase family protein — MQKLSIKQLIIITLCLLVLVVGCMTIHQRRHFNKNVKIDNVAVGGLTAKQALKKLQDNPQSPKIYVNNELVFKDKQSVAKFSSADKQKIKNALHSQYTFFPSSKAKNIAIKPQNVNQDEVSKIDQAVSQKVTELNNGRKAPVDAYAVYENGRVQVKPAVGGTQYSLDGLHNKVENEIAGGTVHLKPKYTTPLSANSKTVQNEKAKLEELSKRTVTYQVQNKKYQLNCGEIITRATYQNGKYHFDTGAADSKINEINNTQATLGKSFEFRTHDGSVIKTTDAGLYGWKISKKQAGKTLTNALVANKQTVNAKNDIYGKGYNQQGTGYNTTSNNGIGDTYAEVSLADQHAWFYKDGKCVLSTDIVSGTNNKDNETPKGVWYIMYQQTPSVLRGLNDDGSKYASKVQYWSPFTDSGCGFHDASWRHDWSKQAYLAKGGGSHGCINMHPDVAGQAFHDLQKNEPVIIY; from the coding sequence ATGCAAAAACTATCTATTAAACAACTAATAATAATTACATTGTGCTTATTAGTGCTGGTGGTTGGCTGCATGACTATTCACCAGCGTCGTCATTTTAATAAGAACGTTAAGATCGATAATGTGGCAGTTGGTGGATTGACTGCTAAGCAAGCATTAAAGAAGTTACAAGATAATCCACAATCGCCAAAAATTTATGTTAACAATGAATTAGTATTTAAGGATAAGCAATCAGTAGCAAAGTTTAGTAGTGCTGACAAACAAAAAATTAAAAATGCATTACATAGTCAGTATACTTTCTTCCCATCATCTAAGGCAAAGAACATTGCGATTAAGCCTCAAAATGTTAATCAAGATGAAGTATCAAAGATTGATCAAGCAGTCAGTCAAAAGGTAACAGAACTAAATAATGGTCGAAAAGCTCCTGTTGATGCTTACGCGGTATACGAAAATGGCCGAGTACAAGTAAAACCAGCAGTTGGTGGTACTCAATACAGTTTAGATGGTTTGCATAATAAAGTTGAAAATGAAATTGCTGGGGGAACAGTTCATCTGAAGCCAAAATATACGACTCCACTTTCTGCAAATAGTAAAACTGTTCAGAATGAAAAAGCAAAGCTCGAAGAATTATCAAAACGAACTGTAACATACCAAGTCCAAAACAAAAAGTATCAATTAAATTGTGGTGAGATTATTACCAGAGCAACCTATCAAAATGGAAAATACCACTTTGACACTGGAGCAGCTGATTCAAAGATTAATGAAATTAATAATACCCAAGCAACTCTTGGCAAATCATTTGAATTCAGAACCCATGACGGATCAGTGATCAAAACAACAGATGCTGGCTTATATGGGTGGAAGATCAGTAAAAAACAAGCTGGAAAGACTCTTACGAATGCATTGGTTGCAAATAAGCAAACAGTAAACGCCAAAAATGATATCTATGGTAAAGGATATAATCAACAAGGAACTGGGTATAATACTACAAGCAACAATGGTATAGGGGACACTTACGCCGAAGTTTCACTAGCCGACCAACATGCCTGGTTTTATAAAGATGGTAAGTGTGTTCTTAGTACTGATATTGTTAGTGGGACGAATAATAAGGATAATGAAACTCCTAAGGGTGTCTGGTATATCATGTACCAGCAAACACCGTCTGTCCTTCGAGGCCTTAATGATGATGGTTCGAAATATGCAAGTAAGGTCCAATATTGGTCACCATTTACTGATAGTGGATGTGGATTTCATGATGCAAGCTGGCGTCATGACTGGTCAAAACAGGCTTATCTTGCTAAAGGTGGTGGATCGCATGGATGTATCAACATGCATCCAGATGTTGCTGGTCAAGCCTTTCATGACTTACAGAAAAATGAGCCTGTAATTATCTACTAA